A region from the Janthinobacterium agaricidamnosum genome encodes:
- a CDS encoding Mth938-like domain-containing protein encodes MKLHASSTQQYQTVTGYDENGVEINAQPYNYSLIVMPETPPRAWEVDSFEQLNEAHFAQILADAPDVVILGTGERQRFVHPKLTAALTMRRIGVECMDSQAACRTYNILMGEGRKVTLALILAPAAGKAA; translated from the coding sequence ATGAAACTCCACGCCAGCAGCACCCAACAATACCAGACTGTCACCGGCTATGACGAAAACGGCGTCGAGATCAATGCCCAGCCGTACAACTACAGCCTGATCGTCATGCCGGAAACGCCGCCGCGCGCGTGGGAAGTGGACAGTTTCGAACAATTGAACGAGGCGCATTTCGCGCAAATCCTGGCCGATGCGCCCGACGTGGTCATCCTCGGCACGGGCGAGCGCCAGCGCTTCGTGCACCCGAAGCTGACGGCCGCGCTGACCATGCGCCGCATCGGCGTCGAATGCATGGATAGCCAGGCTGCCTGCCGCACCTACAACATCCTCATGGGCGAGGGCCGCAAAGTCACCCTGGCACTGATCCTGGCCCCGGCCGCAGGCAAGGCTGCATGA